The genome window TTAATACGCAGACCTCTACCGATACAATCCGTGTGCAAATTGCCGCCGCCGATTCGTTAAACAACACCGTTGACCTGAAGCAAAATATTCGTTTTCGTCAGGCCACTCGCCGGGAAGCCTCCACTCCTCTGGAAATAACATCCCGCCCAGCTAACAATGAAGATGTGGATCGTGATATGAATATTAGCTTGAGATTTTCCAAGCCGGTCTTGGCTATCAATCAGGATTCGCTCCGACTTTTTAGCGATAGTGCTAATCGAGAAACTTTAACAGAGGAGAACTTCCGGTGGTTGCCAGACCGTACAGAACTAACCATTACCAAGCGAATTTCAGCCAGGCGGGAAGTCCGACTGCTTTTGGGGAAGGGCGCTTTCATGAGTGTCTTGGACGATTCTTCAGCTGCCGTGCGTTATATCCATCCCCTCCGAAATGTGGAAAACTACGGTACCTTAGGGGGCAAGATTATTACAAAGGCCACTAGCTTTATAATTGAATTACTCGATGAAAACTATAAGGTAATCGACCAGCAATTCAACAAAATCAACTACCGCTTCACCAATGTTAAGCCGGGCAAATACCGCCTTCGTGTCATCATAGATACGAATGAAAATGGTAAATGGGACAGCGGCAGCCTACCCGAAAACAAACTTCCCGAAGCCATTTTTCATCATCCCCTGATAGTGCCTGTCAAACTGAATTTCGACGTAGAAGGCATTGACATCAACGCTCAGTAATCACACTCTTACTGCTTTTTCTTAGTTATCAACATTCTTCGTTTTCCATCCTTATAACTACAGGTTGAAAACTCAGTTTTGCTGAGTGTGCTCAGCCTGTAATTTCCTGTCCTGAAAAAAGGTCAATGTAAAATAAAAAAAGCACAAGTTTTGTGTGGATAACCTGGTGGAAAAGTGAAAGTAGGCTGTGGATAACTTGTTGAATTCTGACAAACTCAATGTGGATATCTTTCGTAGAAATGTGGATTTCACTTTTCCACATGCGGATATGTGGGTAAACAAAAGGTTATCCACAAATTATGAGCAAAGAAATCCACATGTGGAAAAGTGGATAGGCTTCTATGTGGAAAAGTGGATAAAATACGTTACTTATCAACAATGCTTTGTGGAAAAGTGGATATATAACTGACAGACAGCACGTTGAATGTGGGTAACTAAATTAATAATGTGGAAAACTTCAAAAAGCTATCCACATTTGCTATTGATGAATGTTTATAAACTAGTTTTTCCACATATCCACATTGCATAACCTAGAAATAGTTTATCTTAGAATATAAAAAAACAATAAATATGAAGAGGCTATTACTGCTGTTAATAAGTTTGACTTGGGTTTGCTTCTCAGCTTTAGCGCAGGACTCTCAGGAGCTAGCCGATGAGTATTTCAAGAAAGGGGAATATGAAAAGGCACTAGCCGTTTATGGAAAGTTACTTCGGAACGGAAATGCAAAAGATGTGCTAGGCCCATATGTGCAAAGTGCCCTACGCTTGAACAAACCAGATGAAGCCGAAAAAACGGTGAAGCGCCTCTTGAAGTCAGACAGCAAGAATCCCTATGTGCAAATACAGGCGGGTATCCTGGAAGAAAATAAGCACGATTCAGTTAAAGCAGGAGAATACTTTAATAAGGCTATATCGCTGGCTGCTAACTCGGCAGGCTCTCTTGATGAACTAGCACAAGACTTTGCTAATGGTAGTAAACCCGCATGGGCTATAAAAACGCTCAAGAGAGCACGTGAGCTTGGCCGGGATCAGAATCTCTATGCAGGGGATTTGGCGCGCTTATACGGAGCTACAGGCAACAAAGAAGCGATGATTGATGAGGTGCTTCGCTGGGGACTAATGCCAACCAACCGGGAAGCTGCTCAAGCCATGCTTCAGGACAACCTAAAGGAAGCCGATCAAAAGCTGTTAGAATCGGTCTTATATCGGAAAGTACAGGAGCATCCCAGCGAAATGTTTTTTACGGAAATGCTAGTTTGGTACTTAACCCAAAAGAAGGAATTTTATAAAGCCTTTATTCAGGAAAGAGCGCTTGACAAACGCTTGAAATTGTCTGGTGTGCGGGTTTATGACTTGGCTGCAGTGGCGATGCAAAATAAGGATTACAAAAATGCGGCGGCCATGTTTGATTACGTAGCCAAAGATTATCCACAAGGCCAGTTGTATCCGTTCGCAAAGCGCGGGGTTATTAAAGCGCGGGAAGAACAAGTGAAAAACACGTACCCTGTGGATAAGTCAGAAATCAGGAAGCTAATTGTGGATTAC of Tellurirhabdus bombi contains these proteins:
- a CDS encoding tetratricopeptide repeat protein, producing the protein MKRLLLLLISLTWVCFSALAQDSQELADEYFKKGEYEKALAVYGKLLRNGNAKDVLGPYVQSALRLNKPDEAEKTVKRLLKSDSKNPYVQIQAGILEENKHDSVKAGEYFNKAISLAANSAGSLDELAQDFANGSKPAWAIKTLKRARELGRDQNLYAGDLARLYGATGNKEAMIDEVLRWGLMPTNREAAQAMLQDNLKEADQKLLESVLYRKVQEHPSEMFFTEMLVWYLTQKKEFYKAFIQERALDKRLKLSGVRVYDLAAVAMQNKDYKNAAAMFDYVAKDYPQGQLYPFAKRGVIKAREEQVKNTYPVDKSEIRKLIVDYRRLLQEMGQNARTLEALRSTANLYAFQLDEKDTALTTLDQAIKVGQGDKNFVDRCKLDMGDIYLLKGEPWEATLLYSQVEKSQKEEQLGHDAKLRNARLHYFKGEFALAKEILDILKMATSREIANDANSLSLLIMDNTGLDSSETAMQEYAAVELMLFQNKVDEAAAALSKLYEKYRSHSIADNILWLRANTLLKQSQIDEALQDLQKITADYSTDVLGDDALFLTAKIYEENKKDKEKAMELYAQLLQKYPGSILGAEARKHFRILRGDTIN